The following coding sequences lie in one Nitrospinota bacterium genomic window:
- a CDS encoding class I SAM-dependent rRNA methyltransferase, whose product MITVTLKKGAERRVLLGHPWIFSNEIERLEEKPPPGADVRIVDWRARFVGRGYINPHSLIAVRLLSRSDRDPDALFVLGRVERALALRMALYPGEETYRLINSEGDGLPGAIVDRYGDTLVVSITTAGMEVRKGWLFEALNDVVAPAQIYVRNDSPLRALEGLDASSVWLLGGERPEVEIEQDGLRFTVDVVGGQKTGFFLDQRPARQRFVSYVARKRVLDAFCYTGAFACYAARAGAVEVVGAESSKPAAARARAHAETNGLADRVSIVEGNAWEALKELHAQGERFGCAVLDPPSFAPSRKDLKEATVAYERLNRLAMKLIEPGGLLVTSTCSYHVDEPTFRRAILRAASSLRRTCTWVASGGQGPDHPTPLAMPEGRYLTTLFVRVG is encoded by the coding sequence ATGATCACCGTTACGCTTAAGAAGGGAGCCGAACGCAGAGTCCTACTCGGCCACCCCTGGATCTTCTCCAACGAGATTGAACGGCTGGAGGAAAAGCCTCCTCCCGGCGCTGACGTTAGGATCGTGGACTGGCGGGCGAGGTTCGTCGGCCGAGGCTACATCAACCCCCATTCCCTCATCGCTGTCCGCCTGCTTTCTAGGAGCGACAGAGACCCCGACGCCCTCTTCGTTCTCGGGAGGGTCGAGCGGGCCCTGGCCTTGCGAATGGCTCTCTATCCGGGCGAGGAGACCTACCGGCTCATCAACAGCGAGGGCGACGGCCTGCCCGGGGCCATTGTAGACCGCTACGGCGACACCCTGGTCGTCTCCATCACCACGGCGGGGATGGAGGTCCGGAAGGGATGGCTCTTCGAGGCGCTCAACGATGTGGTGGCGCCCGCCCAGATTTACGTGAGAAACGACTCGCCGCTCAGGGCCCTCGAAGGGCTCGACGCCTCGAGCGTCTGGCTCCTGGGAGGTGAGCGGCCCGAGGTGGAGATCGAACAGGACGGCCTGCGCTTCACGGTCGATGTCGTAGGAGGCCAGAAGACCGGTTTCTTTCTCGACCAGCGGCCCGCCCGCCAGCGGTTCGTCTCATACGTGGCGCGAAAGCGTGTTTTGGATGCCTTCTGCTACACTGGGGCCTTCGCCTGCTACGCCGCACGGGCCGGGGCCGTCGAGGTGGTGGGGGCGGAGAGTTCCAAGCCTGCCGCCGCCCGGGCACGGGCCCACGCCGAGACCAACGGCCTAGCCGATCGGGTCTCGATCGTCGAGGGCAACGCCTGGGAGGCGTTGAAAGAGCTCCACGCCCAGGGCGAGCGCTTCGGCTGCGCGGTGCTCGACCCACCCTCCTTCGCCCCAAGCCGCAAAGACCTCAAAGAGGCGACGGTGGCCTACGAGCGGCTCAACCGGCTCGCCATGAAGCTCATCGAGCCGGGGGGGTTGCTTGTCACCTCCACCTGCTCATACCACGTTGACGAGCCGACCTTCCGCCGCGCCATCTTAAGGGCGGCCTCGAGCCTGCGGCGCACCTGCACGTGGGTGGCTTCGGGCGGCCAGGGGCCCGACCACCCGACCCCGCTGGCCATGCCGGAGGGCCGTTACCTCACCACCCTCTTCGTGCGGGTGGGCTAG
- a CDS encoding nucleoside phosphorylase — MLNDQVERAVTDEPIIEPTRRPGDPTVPGAVALVPAPFAYHRAARHLKGIAEGVRDRRVEFFHLCSLADAVEPWSLAGPALGAPAAVLALEKLTVLGAERILVLGPCGSLADEAPIGTVIVATEAVSEEGTSRLYGAEPDRPLAVAAPLLRGLETALAASGIHYLCGPVWTTDAPYRETRRKVQRYQAEGALAVEMELSACLAAGAFRGVSVAGLFVVSDELFALQWVKGFDNPAYVAAFQRVIEALPALLRSLAG, encoded by the coding sequence ATGCTTAACGACCAAGTGGAGCGAGCTGTGACCGATGAACCCATCATCGAGCCGACCCGTCGCCCCGGCGACCCTACTGTCCCGGGGGCGGTCGCCCTCGTCCCTGCGCCCTTCGCCTACCACCGGGCGGCCCGACACCTGAAGGGCATCGCCGAAGGGGTGCGCGACCGCAGGGTGGAGTTCTTCCACCTCTGCTCGCTCGCTGATGCGGTCGAGCCGTGGTCTCTGGCCGGCCCGGCCCTCGGGGCTCCTGCGGCGGTCCTGGCTCTGGAGAAACTCACGGTCCTCGGGGCCGAAAGAATCCTCGTGCTCGGCCCCTGTGGATCGCTGGCCGATGAGGCGCCCATAGGGACGGTGATAGTGGCCACCGAAGCGGTTAGCGAAGAAGGGACGAGCCGCCTCTACGGGGCCGAGCCGGACCGGCCCCTCGCTGTAGCCGCCCCCCTGCTTAGAGGGCTTGAGACAGCCCTGGCCGCCTCGGGGATTCACTACCTGTGCGGCCCCGTCTGGACCACCGACGCCCCCTACCGTGAGACCCGCCGGAAGGTTCAGCGATATCAGGCCGAGGGCGCCCTCGCCGTGGAGATGGAACTGTCCGCCTGCCTGGCGGCCGGGGCTTTCCGGGGGGTGAGCGTGGCCGGGCTCTTCGTCGTCTCCGATGAGCTCTTCGCCCTCCAGTGGGTCAAGGGGTTCGACAACCCGGCTTACGTGGCCGCCTTCCAGCGGGTTATCGAGGCGCTGCCTGCGCTGCTTCGGAGCCTGGCGGGATGA
- a CDS encoding helix-turn-helix transcriptional regulator, translating into MEAELEQVDTIDCEVDAIDPERVSLVLASMIDEATTRGLAEIFRALGDPTRVRILHALAATELCVCDLAAILGMSQSAVSHQLRLLRSLRLVRNRREGRMVYYALDDDHIEKLMAQGLDHVTHG; encoded by the coding sequence ATGGAAGCTGAGCTTGAGCAGGTCGATACCATCGACTGTGAGGTAGATGCCATTGACCCGGAGCGGGTCTCTCTGGTGCTCGCCTCTATGATAGACGAGGCCACAACGCGTGGACTGGCTGAGATCTTTCGGGCCCTTGGGGATCCAACCCGGGTGCGCATTCTCCACGCCCTCGCCGCCACGGAGCTCTGTGTGTGCGATCTTGCGGCAATCCTCGGCATGAGCCAATCGGCGGTGAGCCATCAGCTTCGGCTGCTGCGCTCCCTTCGCCTTGTTCGCAATCGGAGGGAAGGCCGCATGGTCTACTACGCCCTGGACGACGACCACATCGAGAAGCTTATGGCTCAGGGCTTAGACCACGTGACCCACGGCTGA
- a CDS encoding DNA photolyase, which translates to MRPYRPSRIVVERAARLDPMALRVIDFYAGVPVKEVDRADLLLAEPPTGPDPFGAGKRTLLLARFKGSFVKPCPGTAEMLCSHYAVLSPILNCPLECTYCMLQSYINRPAITVYTNVEDCLEELASYLLARPEGLARLGTGELADSLALEEATGWSERLVRYVAGQPNAILELKTKTALVEPLLDLDHGGRTVVAWSLNPDEIVRREELKTAGLEERLEAAARVQAAGYLVAFHFDPLVHYPGWKAGYRAVVARLAEAIDPRGVAWVSLGGLRFLPGLKAVIKARFPKSRLPGGEFILGEDKKLRYLAPQRAAMYRAVAGWLREWDRDLLIYLCMERERLWEAALGEPPPDRTAVEKRFIQRLQTVGSSSRTPR; encoded by the coding sequence GTGAGACCCTACCGGCCGTCGCGCATCGTCGTGGAAAGGGCCGCCCGCCTCGACCCCATGGCGCTACGGGTCATCGACTTCTACGCCGGGGTGCCGGTGAAGGAGGTGGACCGAGCTGATCTCCTCTTGGCGGAACCCCCGACGGGGCCCGACCCCTTTGGAGCCGGGAAGCGGACCCTCCTGCTCGCCCGCTTCAAGGGGTCCTTTGTCAAGCCCTGCCCTGGAACGGCCGAGATGCTCTGCTCCCACTACGCCGTCTTAAGCCCAATCCTAAACTGCCCCCTGGAGTGCACCTACTGCATGCTCCAGAGCTATATCAACCGGCCCGCAATCACCGTTTACACGAACGTCGAGGACTGCCTCGAGGAGCTCGCTTCGTACCTCTTGGCCCGCCCCGAAGGCCTCGCCCGGCTCGGAACGGGCGAGCTTGCCGACAGCCTGGCCCTCGAAGAGGCGACCGGCTGGTCTGAACGGTTGGTGCGTTATGTGGCGGGCCAGCCAAACGCCATTCTCGAGCTCAAGACCAAGACCGCTCTCGTAGAGCCCCTCCTCGACCTCGACCATGGCGGGCGGACGGTGGTGGCGTGGTCCCTAAACCCCGATGAGATCGTCAGGCGGGAGGAGCTTAAGACCGCTGGCCTCGAGGAGCGTCTGGAGGCGGCCGCGCGGGTCCAGGCCGCCGGCTACCTCGTCGCATTCCACTTTGATCCCCTCGTCCACTACCCCGGCTGGAAGGCCGGCTACCGGGCAGTGGTAGCCCGGCTCGCCGAGGCGATCGACCCCCGGGGGGTAGCCTGGGTAAGCCTCGGGGGCCTTCGCTTTCTGCCGGGCCTGAAAGCCGTCATCAAGGCCCGCTTCCCGAAGAGCCGCCTCCCTGGGGGCGAGTTCATCTTGGGCGAGGACAAGAAGCTCCGCTACCTCGCTCCCCAGCGGGCCGCCATGTACCGGGCCGTGGCGGGATGGCTTAGAGAGTGGGACAGAGACCTGCTCATCTACCTATGCATGGAGAGGGAGCGACTGTGGGAGGCGGCCCTGGGAGAGCCGCCGCCCGACCGGACCGCCGTGGAGAAGAGATTCATCCAACGCCTCCAGACTGTCGGCTCCTCAAGCAGGACGCCGAGGTGA
- a CDS encoding SO_0444 family Cu/Zn efflux transporter — translation MESLVVRSVEAASAIFVEASVYLLFGTFVAGLIAVMLPQEAITRHLGGGGMKGVAKAALFGIPLPLCSCGVIPTALSLRRQGASRGSTLAFLIATPETGVDSIAITYALLDPIYTLFRPVAAFITALTTGGLADLLDKEEVPQAPSSKVCQVCEGEGGDGHTHSLGEKLARAVRYGFGDLLGDIALWLVVGIVLAGLITALIPESFFRTWVGSGLGSMFIMLALGMPIYICATASTPVAAAMIAKGLNPGAALVFLLAGPATNPATLTMVTRYLGAKASATSSSVMPLR, via the coding sequence ATGGAATCCCTCGTCGTCAGGAGCGTGGAGGCCGCCTCGGCCATTTTCGTCGAGGCATCTGTATACCTGCTGTTCGGAACGTTCGTTGCGGGCCTCATCGCCGTGATGCTGCCCCAGGAGGCCATCACCCGTCACCTGGGGGGCGGCGGCATGAAGGGTGTTGCCAAGGCGGCGCTGTTCGGCATCCCTCTCCCCCTCTGCTCCTGCGGTGTCATCCCGACCGCCCTGAGCCTTCGGCGCCAGGGGGCGAGCCGGGGCTCTACCCTCGCCTTCCTCATCGCAACACCCGAGACCGGTGTCGACTCGATAGCCATAACCTACGCTCTGCTCGATCCCATCTACACTCTTTTTAGGCCAGTGGCTGCTTTCATAACGGCCCTGACGACAGGCGGCCTTGCAGACCTGCTTGATAAGGAGGAAGTGCCCCAAGCCCCCTCTTCGAAGGTCTGCCAGGTCTGCGAGGGCGAAGGCGGCGACGGCCACACCCACAGCCTGGGCGAGAAGCTCGCCCGGGCCGTCCGCTACGGCTTCGGAGACCTGCTCGGCGACATCGCCCTCTGGCTGGTGGTCGGGATCGTCCTGGCGGGTCTCATCACCGCCCTCATTCCCGAGAGCTTCTTCCGCACCTGGGTCGGAAGCGGCCTCGGCAGCATGTTCATCATGCTAGCCCTGGGGATGCCCATCTACATCTGTGCCACCGCCTCGACCCCCGTCGCCGCCGCGATGATCGCCAAGGGGCTGAACCCAGGCGCGGCCCTCGTCTTTTTGCTCGCGGGCCCGGCCACCAACCCCGCCACCCTGACCATGGTGACCCGCTACCTCGGGGCCAAGGCCTCGGCCACCTCCTCCAGCGTGATGCCCTTGAGGTAG
- a CDS encoding ParB N-terminal domain-containing protein has protein sequence MPAIEEVTLGAIDEADRTFCLSFGGNLGNLERSIAAIGQTSPLSVRTLEADRFQLITGFRRAEVLRLLGRTRVLATIHSHENLPDHKAARLAVFDNVGVRDYNLVEQARAVDLLLGVGEMDEGEVLQKLLPAMGLQAHGQVLQRLRRLLVLDGAFLEIIAQEGWPARAVLPLCAWRADAQQAFLEVVKALRPGANKLAELATWLEEIALQREEPIELVMVELRLLSRAQDESISPQERLRLIREVVRRARYPTLTRMERRAEELVDKLQLTPHVSVRPPEGFEGDAYEARFTFGSPEDLKRIGRRLLEAADDPSADELRSLLTEGLAEDEEGGAS, from the coding sequence GTGCCCGCGATAGAAGAGGTAACCCTGGGGGCGATCGACGAAGCCGACCGCACCTTCTGCCTGAGCTTCGGCGGGAACCTGGGCAACCTTGAGCGTTCCATCGCCGCCATCGGGCAGACCTCGCCACTAAGCGTCCGCACCCTGGAGGCGGATCGCTTCCAGCTGATCACGGGCTTTCGCCGCGCGGAGGTGCTTCGCCTATTGGGCCGCACGAGGGTGCTCGCGACCATCCACAGCCACGAGAATCTGCCCGACCACAAAGCGGCCCGGCTAGCGGTCTTCGACAACGTAGGGGTGCGGGACTACAACCTGGTGGAGCAGGCCCGGGCTGTCGACCTGCTCCTCGGCGTGGGCGAGATGGACGAAGGGGAGGTCCTCCAAAAACTGCTTCCCGCCATGGGGCTCCAGGCCCACGGCCAGGTCCTCCAGCGACTCCGGCGGCTGCTCGTCTTGGACGGGGCGTTCCTGGAAATCATCGCCCAAGAGGGGTGGCCGGCACGGGCCGTCCTTCCGCTCTGCGCGTGGCGGGCCGACGCGCAGCAGGCATTCTTAGAGGTAGTAAAGGCGCTTAGGCCCGGGGCCAACAAGCTCGCCGAGCTCGCCACGTGGCTCGAAGAGATCGCGCTTCAGAGGGAAGAGCCCATCGAGTTGGTCATGGTGGAGCTAAGGCTCCTCTCCAGAGCCCAAGACGAGTCAATATCGCCTCAGGAACGCCTGAGGCTTATTCGAGAGGTGGTCCGGCGAGCCCGCTACCCCACCCTCACAAGGATGGAGCGCCGGGCCGAAGAGCTGGTCGACAAGCTCCAACTCACCCCCCACGTGAGCGTTCGGCCGCCCGAGGGATTCGAGGGCGATGCCTACGAAGCGCGCTTTACCTTCGGCTCTCCCGAAGATCTAAAGCGGATTGGCCGACGCCTCCTTGAGGCCGCTGACGACCCGTCGGCTGACGAGCTTCGAAGCCTATTGACCGAGGGCCTAGCGGAGGACGAGGAAGGAGGAGCGTCGTGA
- a CDS encoding amidohydrolase → MSPPRKSVPPFTLALVGGTVHTLVDREPMVGGVGVVGETIEAVGPEDDIRARCGPSTTVLEVEGGEVVPGFCDAHTHPLWQGLQLLALDLTEATSLGALIELVAEAAKQSPQGEWLLGFGWDESGWPSRELPELGALDDVAPNRPVYLGRVCGHIAVVNTEALRAVSLAETSGVERVGRRPTGRLYGVSLAEFFSNIPLNGEHRRTALEAFARSCDFHGVTSVHSFVETTEELEALAALQDGPAVWAYGIHRPERPFPWHEARRRLSAYGRVRLVGVKLYADGSIGARTACMARPYDDRVETAGRLVFSAHDLTELVTSYQAAGAQVAVHAIGDAAIGQVVTSVAKAMAEGAEPPHPPRLEHLEVINPLHLHKMAQMGLVASLQPNFIARWGQPGGLYEQRLGARFGRMNPLRSFVRQEARLCFGSDGMPFGPLYGLAAAGLHPDEDQRLTPLEALRWYTLGGAEAVGETDRGAIAPGRRADLVVLEAGSLEKPSQGGVAATVRGGRVVWNA, encoded by the coding sequence ATGAGCCCGCCTCGCAAATCCGTCCCACCCTTCACCCTCGCCCTGGTGGGAGGGACGGTCCACACCCTCGTTGATCGCGAGCCCATGGTCGGCGGTGTCGGTGTCGTCGGCGAGACTATCGAAGCCGTCGGGCCCGAGGACGACATCCGAGCCCGCTGCGGCCCCTCCACTACGGTTCTGGAGGTTGAAGGCGGAGAGGTTGTCCCGGGCTTCTGTGACGCCCACACCCATCCTCTCTGGCAGGGGCTACAGCTTCTGGCTCTCGACCTCACGGAGGCCACCAGCCTGGGGGCCCTCATAGAGCTTGTGGCTGAGGCCGCCAAGCAATCTCCTCAAGGCGAGTGGCTGCTCGGCTTCGGCTGGGACGAGAGCGGATGGCCAAGCCGGGAGCTCCCGGAACTGGGAGCCCTCGACGATGTCGCCCCCAATCGCCCGGTCTACCTGGGTCGGGTCTGCGGCCACATCGCGGTTGTCAACACCGAGGCGCTACGGGCCGTTAGCCTCGCAGAGACGAGCGGCGTAGAGCGGGTGGGCCGCCGGCCCACCGGACGGCTTTACGGGGTGAGCCTCGCGGAGTTCTTTTCGAATATTCCGCTGAACGGAGAGCATCGCCGAACGGCCCTTGAGGCCTTCGCCCGCTCGTGCGACTTCCACGGGGTGACCAGCGTTCACTCCTTCGTGGAGACCACCGAGGAGCTCGAGGCCCTTGCGGCCCTCCAGGACGGCCCGGCTGTGTGGGCCTACGGCATTCACCGGCCGGAGCGGCCCTTTCCCTGGCATGAGGCCCGAAGGCGCTTGTCCGCTTACGGGAGGGTGCGCCTGGTCGGCGTAAAGCTCTACGCCGACGGCTCCATCGGCGCCCGCACCGCTTGTATGGCCCGCCCCTACGACGACCGGGTGGAGACCGCCGGGCGCCTAGTCTTCTCGGCCCACGACCTCACGGAGCTCGTCACAAGCTACCAGGCCGCAGGCGCGCAGGTCGCCGTACACGCCATCGGGGACGCCGCCATCGGGCAGGTCGTGACCTCGGTTGCGAAAGCCATGGCCGAAGGCGCCGAGCCGCCCCATCCTCCTAGGCTGGAGCACCTGGAGGTCATCAATCCGCTTCACCTCCACAAGATGGCTCAGATGGGCCTTGTGGCGAGCCTCCAGCCCAATTTCATCGCCCGGTGGGGTCAGCCCGGCGGGCTCTACGAGCAGCGCCTCGGAGCGCGCTTCGGTCGGATGAACCCTCTGAGATCGTTCGTCCGCCAAGAGGCGCGGCTATGCTTCGGCTCCGACGGGATGCCCTTCGGCCCCCTCTACGGTCTGGCCGCCGCCGGCCTCCACCCGGACGAGGACCAGCGCCTCACCCCCCTCGAGGCGCTACGTTGGTATACGCTTGGCGGGGCCGAGGCGGTAGGCGAGACCGACCGAGGCGCCATCGCTCCCGGACGGCGGGCCGACCTCGTGGTGCTGGAGGCAGGCAGCCTGGAGAAACCGTCCCAGGGGGGGGTGGCGGCCACCGTCAGGGGCGGGCGGGTGGTCTGGAATGCTTAA
- a CDS encoding transcription termination factor Rho, which yields MTDEKETPEVDEAEAEAEAAEETAEAKDEPPPEKRYTRRQLEHMTAKRLRDLALDLKEIAGVHGLKKGELVEAIFALRGVEEAEGVSAFAVDKGAIKQEIRQLKGLRTSALEAGDSTELKRVRNRIKRLKRTLRKVS from the coding sequence GTGACGGATGAGAAGGAAACCCCCGAGGTGGACGAGGCGGAAGCCGAGGCAGAGGCTGCCGAAGAGACGGCCGAGGCCAAAGACGAGCCGCCCCCCGAGAAGCGCTACACGCGCCGTCAGCTGGAGCATATGACGGCCAAAAGGCTCCGAGATTTGGCCCTGGATCTTAAGGAGATCGCCGGCGTCCACGGCCTGAAGAAGGGCGAGCTCGTGGAGGCCATCTTCGCCCTCCGGGGTGTGGAGGAGGCCGAAGGTGTATCGGCCTTTGCCGTGGACAAGGGGGCCATTAAGCAGGAGATTCGCCAGCTCAAGGGGCTTCGGACATCCGCCCTCGAGGCTGGCGACTCCACCGAGCTCAAGCGAGTGCGAAATCGCATCAAGCGGCTGAAGCGCACACTCAGAAAGGTTTCATAA
- a CDS encoding glycosyltransferase family 2 protein — MEPAVSVIIPTFNRRAMAAEAVASVQAQTFGEWECIVIDDGSTDGTSEAIEALADERVRMVRQRRRGVAAARNRGVAESRSPLVAFLDSDDLWRPAKLACQVSVMAEGWALCHTDEIWVRNGVRVNPKKKHAKAGGWLLERSLELCCISPSAAVVRRDVLDALGGFDEAFPVCEDYDLWLRLTARHPVAFVPEPLVTKRGGHAGQLSSSRWGLDRWRVAAIVKLLDEGPPGDEARILATSELHRKCDILFGGFAKRGKEAEAAFYRSLKERFPLEVDKEVLCPR, encoded by the coding sequence TTGGAGCCGGCCGTCAGTGTCATCATCCCGACCTTCAACCGGCGGGCCATGGCCGCCGAAGCGGTGGCCTCGGTCCAGGCACAGACCTTCGGAGAGTGGGAGTGTATCGTCATCGACGACGGCTCCACCGACGGCACCTCCGAGGCCATCGAGGCCCTGGCCGACGAGAGGGTGCGTATGGTGCGCCAGCGAAGGCGAGGGGTAGCCGCAGCCCGTAACCGGGGTGTCGCCGAATCCCGCTCGCCGCTGGTCGCCTTCCTCGACTCCGACGACCTCTGGCGCCCGGCGAAGCTGGCCTGCCAGGTCTCGGTCATGGCCGAGGGCTGGGCGCTCTGCCACACCGATGAGATTTGGGTGCGTAACGGTGTAAGGGTCAATCCGAAGAAGAAGCACGCCAAGGCCGGCGGATGGCTACTCGAGCGCTCCCTGGAGCTCTGCTGCATCAGCCCCTCGGCGGCCGTCGTGCGCAGAGACGTTCTGGACGCCCTCGGCGGCTTCGATGAAGCCTTCCCCGTCTGTGAAGATTACGACCTCTGGCTCCGCCTGACGGCCCGCCACCCGGTGGCTTTCGTCCCGGAGCCCTTGGTCACCAAGCGGGGAGGCCACGCCGGCCAGCTTTCCTCCAGCCGGTGGGGTCTGGATAGGTGGCGGGTGGCCGCCATCGTCAAGCTCTTGGACGAGGGCCCTCCCGGCGATGAGGCTCGCATCTTGGCGACCTCCGAGCTCCACCGAAAGTGCGACATTCTCTTCGGCGGCTTCGCCAAGCGGGGCAAGGAGGCCGAGGCCGCCTTCTATCGGTCGCTCAAGGAGCGATTCCCGCTGGAGGTGGACAAGGAGGTTTTGTGCCCGCGATAG